In Danaus plexippus chromosome 17, MEX_DaPlex, whole genome shotgun sequence, one DNA window encodes the following:
- the LOC133319276 gene encoding uncharacterized protein LOC133319276, with amino-acid sequence MLKLLVLHLFLIPALTQEIKLESLGNGPGILPFKLGLAKIISHYHSFIQHIDLHEIRSTIESVKNQLDSFSPQLHNRTNSLYQPHMNYLENKLYNVLNQLKSFETDRAKRGLIDGLGSVIKSITGNLDYTDAQHYDEAIKSLQASENKLVTEFNSHVSLSKEWSSQYSKIISNIIENQSHLQTLINEISESIITSDNDLIKYAHLAQILLIITDNVDSVTHELYKLQNVLGFIKLSTVHHAVLNLETMNSMISNVSNLYGSQKVLDLDIRDYFDIIKIGSYYVRNKIVIVYKIPIVLPYTYDMYKLSIIPNLNQEILIPPFPYLTLYEKDFMYIEAECPKSSKWYLCEDNRHLQSQESNDCIQHLILTQQRGSTCNPITVSLKKAAFEKLDDLHYSISFPAPTKTHLSCGQDSYRTLHGSYLVTIPQACYIETPQFTLTNANNRLKGQAVRIMDLPSYNVTPASASKIKLNSIDLKRLHEINTKVGLQPLLTLDQNRNYTLYHTTIPLYVVLMSVGTLAAALLYRKYFYQRTLHSGDNPEDNQMELQAVYTIPTPTRRVDLNQPPAQFTTNVAHTR; translated from the exons ATGCT GAAACTCCTGGTACTTCATCTCTTCCTCATACCAGCCCTAACGCAAGAGATAAAACTTGAGAGTTTGGGAAATGGACCCGGAATTTTACCATTCAAACTAGGTTTAGCTAAGATTATATCTCACTATCATTCTTTCATACAACACATAGACCTTCATGAGATACGCAGTACAATCGAATCTGTGAAAAACCAGCTAGATAGTTTTAGCCCTCAATTACATAATAGAACCAACTCATTATATCAACCTCACATGAATTACTTGGAAAATAagctttataatgttttaaatcaattaaagtcTTTTGAGACAGATCGTGCAAAGAGAGGCCTCATAGATGGACTCGGGTCAGTGATCAAAAGTATAACGGGAAATCTCGATTACACGGACGCTCAGCATTATGATGAAGCTATAAAATCCCTTCAGGCCAGTGAAAACAAATTAGTCACTGAATTCAATAGTCATGTCAGTCTCTCTAAGGAATGGTCCTCAcagtattcaaaaattataagtaatataatagaaaatcagAGTCATTTGCAAACccttattaatgaaataagtgAAAGCATTATTACGAGTGATAACGACTTAATTAAGTATGCACATTTAGCTcagatacttttaattataactgataATGTAGATTCCGTTACCCATGAGCTATATAAACTTCAAAACGTActaggttttattaaactgtCCACCGTGCATCATGCGGTCTTGAATTTAGAAACTATGAATTCAATGATAAGTAATGTTAGTAACCTATATGGCAGTCAGAAGGTGTTAGATTTAGATATTAGGGattactttgatataattaagataGGTTCTTATTacgtaagaaataaaatagttatagtttataaaatcccCATAGTTTTGCCTTATACTTATGACATGTATAAACTATCTATTATACCTAACCTTAATCAAGAAATCCTTATTCCACCGTTCCCTTACCTAACCTTGTATGAGAAAGATTTCATGTACATAGAGGCAGAATGCCCTAAGTCCAGTAAGTGGTATCTTTGCGAGGATAATCGCCATCTTCAAAGCCAGGAATCCAATGATTGTATCCAGCATCTCATCTTAACTCAGCAACGTGGTTCGACGTGCAACCCTATCACCGTATCATTGAAGAAGGCAGCTTTTGAGAAACTCGACGATCTACACTACAGCATCAGTTTCCCAGCTCCGACTAAAACTCATTTATCCTGTGGACAAGATTCTTATCGCACACTACACGGCAGCTATCTCGTTACAATTCCTCAAGCATGTTATATTGAAACACCGCAGTTTACATTAACGAACGCCAATAACCGGCTAAAAGGACAAGCGGTGAGAATAATGGACCTGCCCAGCTACAACGTCACTCCAGCCTCAGcatctaaaattaaactgaacTCTATCGATCTGAAGCGTCTTCATGAAATAAACACCAAGGTCGGCTTACAACCTTTGCTGACCCTAGACCAGAACCGAAATTATACACTGTATCACACCACTATCCCTCTCTACGTGGTACTGATGAGTGTAGGCACACTAGCCGCCGCTCTATTATATCGCAAGTATTTCTACCAGCGGACATTACATTCCGGAGACAACCCTGAAGACAACCAGATGGAATTGCAAGCAGTTTACACCATCCCAACACCAACCAGAAGGGTCGATCTCAATCAACCCCCAGCTCAATTCACAACTAACGTTGCTCATACTCGCTGA
- the LOC116771197 gene encoding trypsin alpha-3-like, with protein MKLLLFVVGFAVAVSAYSPIDTDYHNTYGVPEAARIKQAEESTDFDGSRITGGSSARLGQFPYLGGLLVTLTDGRQSACGSSLISATRAVTAAHCWVTRNARARQVTVVLGTITLFSGGVRVNSNNVRVHGSYNMNTLANDIAIIVLNSVSLNNNIRPIGIASGSNQYVGTWATASGFGRTSDSSSVSSNLNHVNLQVITNDVCRRTYGSTVIASTICTATPNGRSICQGDSGGPLAVGNTLIGVTSFSHRQGCTRGHPAGFARVTSFNSWIRSNM; from the exons ATGAAACTCCTCCTGTTCGTCGTCGGCTTTGCCGTGGCCGTCTCCGCCTATAGTCCCATCGATACTGATTACCATAACACCTATGGTGTTCCTGAAGCTGCTCGCATCAAACAAGCAGAAGAATCCACTGACTTCGATGGTTCTAGGATTACAGGAGGCAGTTCTGCTCGCCTCGGACAGTTTCCGTACttg GGTGGTTTACTGGTCACATTGACCGATGGCCGTCAATCAGCCTGCGGTTCGTCTCTTATTAGTGCAACCAGAGCGGTCACAGCTGCTCACTGCTGGGTTACTCGTAATGCTAGAGCTCGCCAGGTCACCGTTGTTCTCGGTACCATCACTTTATTTTCTGGTGGTGTTCGTGTTAACTCAAACAACGTCCGCGTGCACGGCAGTTACAATATGAACACACTTGCCAACGACATTGCCATCATCGTCCTAAACAGCGTCTCTTTGAATA ACAACATCCGACCCATCGGTATCGCAAGCGGTAGCAACCAATATGTTGGAACTTGGGCAACAGCATCAGGTTTCGGTAGAACCAGTGACA GCTCTAGCGTGTCTTCGAATTTGAACCACGTCAATCTCCAAGTAATCACCAACGACGTGTGCCGTCGCACGTATGGCAGCACTGTCATTGCGTCAACAATATGCACTGCGACTCCAAACGGACGCAGCATATGCCAAGGCGACTCCGGCGGTCCTCTGGCAGTCGGAAACACATTG ATTGGAGTAACATCTTTCAGTCATCGTCAAGGCTGCACTCGTGGACACCCCGCCGGGTTCGCCAGAGTCACATCTTTCAATTCTTGGATTCGCAGCAACATGTAA
- the LOC116771199 gene encoding trypsin alpha-3-like: MKLLLVVVGLAVAISAYEPINNDYHNTIGVFEAARIKQAEEAADFDGNRIVGGNAASLGQFPYFGGLLITLQDGRQSVCGSTLISNNRLVTAAHCWTTGRVQARQLTVVLGSVTLYSGGVRINTSNVRVHPNFNVNTVANDIAVIIISSVSSNNIRPIGLASGSNQYVGAWATAVGFGRTSDSSGVSSNLRHVSLQVITNEVCRNTFGSIIISSTLCITTVNGRSTCGGDSGGPLAIGNVLIGVTSFGHRSGCARGHPAAFARVSSFNSWIRNNM; the protein is encoded by the exons ATGAAACTCCTCCTGGTTGTCGTCGGTCTAGCCGTGGCTATTTCAGCCTACGAGCCCATCAACAATGACTACCACAACACCATTGGTGTTTTTGAAGCTGCTCGTATCAAACAGGCCGAAGAAGCTGCTGACTTCGATGGGAACAGAATCGTAGGAGGAAACGCCGCCTCCCTCGGACAATTCCcttatttt GGCGGTTTACTCATCACTCTGCAAGATGGCAGGCAATCAGTGTGTGGTTCTACCCTCATCAGCAACAACAGACTAGTTACGGCCGCTCACTGCTGGACAACCGGGAGGGTTCAAGCCCGACAACTTACCGTTGTTCTCGGCTCTGTAACTCTGTACTCTGGAGGCGTTCGTATTAACACTAGCAATGTACGTGTCCACCCTAATTTCAACGTGAACACTGTTGCTAATGACATAGCTGTGATTATTATTAGCAGCGTATCTTCCAATA ACATTAGACCCATCGGCCTGGCCAGTGGTTCCAACCAATATGTGGGAGCTTGGGCAACAGCTGTTGGATTTGGTCGTACCAGTGACt CTTCCGGCGTCTCTAGTAATCTAAGACACGTCAGCTTGCAAGTGATCACCAACGAAGTATGCAGAAACACGTTTGGCAGTATTATCATTAGTTCAACACTTTGTATCACTACTGTCAATGGTAGGAGCACTTGTGGAGGTGACTCTGGTGGTCCCCTCGCCATTGGAAATGTACTG ATTGGAGTGACATCATTCGGTCACAGAAGTGGATGCGCTCGAGGACATCCAGCTGCTTTCGCGAGAGTATCATCTTTCAATTCTTGGATCCgcaataatatgtaa
- the LOC116771195 gene encoding trypsin alpha-3-like: MHYFLLVVVGLAVAVSAYEPINIDYHNTIGVYEAARIKQAEESTDFDGSRITGGNAASLGQFPYLGGLLITLQDNRQSVCGSSLISNTRSITAAHCWRTGRVNARLFTIVLGSTTLFSGGTRVTTSNVRVHPNYNANTVANDIAVIIFNSISLNDNIRPIGLASGSNLYVGAWATAIGFGRTSDSSGASPNLRHVNLQVITNAVCRRTYGRIIIDSTICVATPNGRSTCQGDSGGPLAVGNTLIGVTSFGHRSGCTRGHPAAFGRITSFYSWIRGNM; this comes from the exons ATGCATTATTTCCTCCTGGTTGTCGTCGGTCTAGCCGTGGCTGTTTCGGCCTACGAGCCCATCAACATTGACTACCACAACACAATAGGTGTCTATGAAGCTGCTCGTATCAAACAAGCTGAAGAGTCTACTGACTTCGACGGCAGCCGAATCACAGGAGGAAACGCTGCTTCTCTGGGTCAATTCCCTTATTTG GGCGGTTTACTCATCACATTACAAGATAACAGACAATCGGTCTGTGGTTCTAGTCTTATCAGTAACACCAGGTCAATAACGGCAGCTCACTGCTGGAGAACTGGTAGAGTTAATGCCCGTCTATTCACAATAGTTCTTGGTTCTACAACTCTGTTTTCTGGCGGTACCCGTGTAACCACTAGTAATGTTCGTGTCCACCCGAACTACAATGCGAACACTGTAGCCAATGACATAGCcgttattattttcaacagcATTTCCTTAAATG acAACATAAGACCCATCGGCCTTGCCAGTGGTTCTAACCTATATGTGGGAGCTTGGGCAACAGCTATTGGTTTTGGTCGTACCAGTGACt CGTCTGGCGCCTCTCCCAATCTTAGACACGTCAACTTGCAAGTTATCACCAATGCGGTTTGCAGACGTACCTATGGCCGGATTATAATCGATTCCACAATTTGTGTCGCTACTCCTAATGGACGTAGCACGTGTCAAGGTGACTCTGGAGGTCCTCTTGCCGTAGGAAACACATTG ATTGGAGTGACATCATTTGGCCATCGTAGTGGATGTACTCGAGGACATCCCGCTGCTTTTGGAAGAATCACATCCTTCTATTCTTGGATCCGGGGCAATATGTAA